The DNA window CGTCCGGCGGCAGCTTTTCCATCCTCACGGTCTCGCCGTCGACGGACACCGCGAGCCGGTCCCCGGGTGCGAGGCCGAGCGCCTCCCGCGCGGCTTTTGGAA is part of the Candidatus Palauibacter polyketidifaciens genome and encodes:
- a CDS encoding AbrB/MazE/SpoVT family DNA-binding domain-containing protein; translated protein: MSSKNQIVVPKAAREALGLAPGDRLAVSVDGETVRMEKLPPDDEDRLRGLLRDVVDAGGLWPELEEA